A stretch of Vigna angularis cultivar LongXiaoDou No.4 chromosome 4, ASM1680809v1, whole genome shotgun sequence DNA encodes these proteins:
- the LOC108341298 gene encoding glycosyltransferase family 92 protein RCOM_0530710, which translates to MRRRPRTTFIVSILSIITFASFSLYFSRNAISTWQPYSDIPKTKSFNNAFLLNTTANSNNKNVVESNNVNQLTRQTRRVSSVKDSLSTVSVLIPDWEILVIVVVNTPFSSSHQYHCLFPNKARSLARFSGVLPYTNRPTFKCDMPESVRRHRMFSQPTLVTGTSETELLKPMPQLMKWNFLVFESFSTENDVVVFAKGVNHRNGYDRSPGELRCVFDFGNGVHTAVTSSVQEVFRCPHPDFEPVLDSYYGLPQRIGISIEIVGESTIVPSVAYYIPSSKPKLDAVAAQGDSVQAQPKYVLCACTMVHNVAKFLREWVMYHSKVGVDNFILYDNGSDDDLYSLIRELRQEGYNISTVFWIWPKTQEAGFSHSVLYSKSKGLCKWIMYVDVDEFVFSPSWGHESNPSLKSLLPLRQPLEEGTKNKVGQVSMKCLEFGPSGRRRHPEEGVTQGYTCRMRAEQRHKSMVMVDAVDPSLRNVIHHFQVNEKEGFVSKQVSVEEGLVNHYKYQAWDEFKNKFRRRVSAYVVDWKQELNPTSKDRTPGLGFKPIEPKDWKHRFCEVTDLRLKFLTRKWFRLRTPNGYKMAWQNR; encoded by the coding sequence ATGCGGCGGAGACCCCGCACCACCTTCATTGTCTCCATACTCTCCATTATCACCTTCGCTTCGTTCTCGCTTTATTTCTCTCGCAATGCCATTTCCACTTGGCAACCTTACTCCGACATCCCAAAAACAAAATCCTTCAATAATGCCTTTCTTCTTAACACCACCGCCAACAGCAACAACAAGAATGTCGTCGAGAGTAACAACGTTAACCAACTCACCCGCCAAACACGTCGTGTATCCTCCGTCAAGGACTCCTTATCCACCGTCTCCGTTCTCATCCCCGATTGGGAGATTCTCGTCATCGTTGTCGTAAACACGCCTTTCTCCTCCTCCCACCAATATCATTGCCTCTTCCCCAACAAGGCCAGGTCTTTGGCCAGATTCTCCGGCGTCTTACCTTACACCAATCGCCCCACCTTCAAGTGCGACATGCCGGAATCCGTCAGGCGACATCGCATGTTCTCCCAGCCTACGCTTGTGACGGGAACATCGGAGACGGAGTTGCTGAAACCAATGCCTCAACTCATGAAGTGGAACTTTCTCGTGTTCGAGTCTTTCTCCACGGAAAATGACGTTGTTGTTTTCGCCAAAGGGGTTAACCATCGCAATGGATACGACAGGTCTCCGGGGGAACTCCGCTGCGTTTTTGACTTTGGAAATGGAGTTCATACCGCCGTCACGAGCTCCGTCCAAGAAGTGTTTCGTTGCCCCCACCCAGACTTTGAGCCGGTTTTAGATTCTTATTATGGGTTGCCCCAGAGAATCGGAATCTCTATTGAGATCGTTGGGGAAAGCACCATTGTCCCTTCGGTGGCTTATTACATTCCTAGCTCTAAGCCCAAGCTCGACGCCGTCGCTGCACAAGGAGACTCGGTGCAGGCACAACCCAAATATGTCTTATGTGCCTGCACCATGGTTCACAACGTGGCAAAATTCTTACGAGAATGGGTTATGTATCATTCGAAAGTTGGTGTGGATAATTTCATCTTATACGACAATGGAAGCGATGATGATTTGTACAGTTTGATCAGGGAGCTCCGACAAGAAGGGTACAACATTAGCACTGTGTTTTGGATCTGGCCAAAGACTCAAGAAGCCGGGTTTTCCCACAGTGTCTTGTACTCCAAATCAAAGGGACTGTGTAAATGGATTATGTACGTGGATGTTGACGAGTTCGTGTTTTCTCCCTCTTGGGGACATGAAAGCAACCCTTCGTTAAAATCGTTGCTACCACTTAGACAGCCATTAGAAGAAGGAACAAAGAACAAGGTGGGACAAGTGTCCATGAAATGTTTGGAATTTGGGCCTTCTGGTCGACGAAGACACCCAGAGGAAGGTGTGACGCAGGGGTACACGTGTCGGATGAGGGCGGAGCAGAGGCACAAATCGATGGTGATGGTGGATGCGGTGGACCCCAGTTTGCGGAACGTGATACACCATTTTCAGGTGAACGAAAAGGAAGGGTTCGTGTCGAAGCAGGTTAGCGTGGAAGAGGGTTTGGTGAATCACTACAAGTACCAAGCATGGGATGAGTTCAAGAACAAGTTCCGAAGGAGGGTTTCTGCTTATGTTGTCGATTGGAAGCAAGAGTTGAACCCAACCTCAAAGGATAGAACTCCTGGGTTGGGATTCAAACCCATAGAACCCAAAGATTGGAAACACAGATTCTGTGAAGTTACAGACCTGAGGTTGAAATTCTTGACCCGAAAATGGTTCCGGTTGCGCACGCCCAACGGCTACAAAATGGCATGGCAAAACCGATGA